One Burkholderia sp. WP9 genomic window, AGCGCGATGCACTTGAAGCGGTTCGGCTGGATGAACTCGCACTTCAATAGCACCGCGAAGAAGCTCTCCATAGCCGAGTTGGCGTTCGCGGACAACTGCAGCCGTGAGTGACGCTGCAGCCGACGTTTTCAACTCATCCGAACCCTCCCGTTCATTTGAAAGAATTCGAATTGGTCCTTCGCGCCCAGAACTGATCACTTGACCAGCCTGCCGAAGCGCACAGGAATACGTCGATAGTCGCAGCGCCCGCGATGATGTTCATACACCGCCTATCTTCGCCTTTATCTGCGCTCGCCGAACACCTGACGCCTGCGCCTTGCGTCAACGATGGAACGTGCTGCGAGCCGAGCCCATTGCGTTAAGCAGTGCCGCCAGCGGATAGGATTCCTGTCACTCGCATACCACTTGCCCTTTTCTTTTGCGCTGCTTGCTCTTTCGCCGCGGCAGCGCATCAGCCTGTGGGCGCGCATGACGCGATAGAACCGTTTGCTTTAACACGCGGTAGACGCAGCGCGCTCGATCAGATCAATAGCGTTAGACATTCAGGCCGCCTTGAGACGTCGGAAAATGTCGGAAAATGCCTGGAAATTCATGGAAATCCCTGGAAATGTCTGGACATTTCTGAAAATGTCGATAATCGACTGAATAAAATGAGTCACTTACATACCTGTTTACACGACTGCTAGAATCCTGCGGAGTCAAAATATGAAGAGAGCAATCATGAAGGCAATTGTCGCGTCCTTGGCCGGAATGCTTGTGATGGCATCTAGCGGAGGCGGCGGGTCGTCCGATCCGGTGGATCAGACAGCAATGCCTCCGACATCTGCGCCGCCTGTCGCAACCGTAGGAATTCTGTTCGAGGGCGACAGTACGATGTACGGATCTGACGTGATGTCCTGCGCGAACCCGAATTGCCAAAACGTTACCGGCAATGAGCCGGTTGTTGTGTCAGCGCTGCTGAACGACAAAAATGGGTTTGGCGCCGGAGCGGTGACCGGAATCAATGCGGGCGTCCCGTCCTCGGATCTTGCAGAGATGCTGGCAGGCGGGAACCCGCAATATCCGCACTCGTATCCGACCCTGCTGGAGCGTGCTCAGGCAAAGATCGTGGTTTCGAATCACTCGATGGCGGGAACGACGGACCAGTTCAAGGGCTACCTCAACACCTTCATTAATGAAACATTATCGGCCGGCAAAATTCCAGTGTTGGAGGAGCCAAACCCGGTTTGCCATAACAAACGACCTAATCTCGATGCGTACGTCGTTGTGATGCGTAGGGTCGCCGCTGAGCGCAATGTCGTGTTGGTCCCGCAGTACGACACGTTCAAGACCAATCCTTATTGGGAAACGCTGCTGCCTGACTGCGTGCATCCTTCGGCAAACGGCTATGCCATCAAGGCCCGCAATACCGCGCAAGCACTTGTTCCGCTCATCCAAAAGATCAGGAGCAACTGATCCTGTCGATCAGCTTCCGCAGTAGATGTCGCCCTGCAAGCCTGACGTCGCAACGCTGCTGCCGTCTTGCGGGGGCAGCTGAAGGCGTTTGGATGACGGGCAAGCTGCTGCTTGGTGAAATCGGCAACGGCTGCAGGCGCGACGACGCAACCGGCGCGGCGACAAACTGAGGCTCTCGCTGAAGAATCTGCGGAAACGGACCCTTTTTGCGGAACTAAGGGCTTTTGGGAACAATCAACCAATCAATCCCCCGCGAGTGCGGTGGCGGAGGGCAGCGGGAGTCGTTTGCACAGTCCCCGCTTCGCTCGATTCGCAGCCGGAAAGCTGCCGAACTCAATTAGAAGAAAGCGATGTGTGACAGGAAGCTGCGCAGCTTGGGATTGGACGATTTCCTAGCCGACAGTCCGCATTCAGAAAGATTGACGCGCTCGTGCTGCTCAGAGGTTCGGCGAATTGGCACAGTGGATGATGCCCCGAAAGAGCCATAGCCGGGTCACACGCCGACCCGACAAAGTGCGAAATTGACCTCGAAAGATGAGTGCCTAGATCGGCGTTTTCGGTGCGCGCTATCGGCACTGACGATGATCTTCGGGCATCACCGAGCCTGTACAAGCAGGTGTAGTATGGCGAATTTTTGCAGTGTGACGCCGTACAATGCCAGGTCGGCCGACACAACGCTGCTTAACCGGAATGCCTTGACTTTCGTAGGTGCGCATAAATGACGGCACTATCCAAGTTCTTCTCAAAGAAAAGTCCGAACATGCAGGTGGCCGCGGAAATACAGGAGCCATCTACTGATGAAAGTTTCTTTTTCCCCGTCCAAGAAATTAAAATAGCCGTCGGACATCATAGCCATGTGAACCGCCCAACGGTCTACTATTGGGGCGCTCCGTGTACATTTATGATTGGGAATTTCTGCTCGATTGCGCATGGCGCAACGTTCATACTTGGAGGAGAGCATCCTAAGCTCTCGCTGTCCACAAGTACGACGCTTCACCAGATAAATCCTTCCAACCGCTGGAAAGGAGATGTTGTTATCGGAAATGATGTTTGGATCGGTGCAAATGCGACTATTTCTCCGGCGTCACGATACACACCGGAGCAATTGTCGGAGCAGGCGCAGTCGTGACGAAGGACGTTCCCCCTTATGCAGTTATTGTGGGTAACCCACAGCGCATTCTTCGTTATCGTTTCGAAATTGACTTGATTGAGCGGTTGCTTAGCTCTCGCTGGTGGGAACACGGACCGGAGAAGTTAAATCCGCTTTTGGAGAAAAGTCGAGACGTGCGAGAATTCTTGGACTTATTAGCGCATTCGATCTGACGCGAAAGCCACGAGCATCCACGACATACATTTGTACTAGCGCCGCGCGAATGCGGCTCCAGACTCATTTGGATTTCGGCTTCCACTTGCATTGCGCCGTACCTGCATGGCACGATTCCAAGGAGGAACGCGACGTGGTCGGCATGCCGCTCCGACGACTGCAGGCACGACGAACGGCAACGTCCACTGCGAAACGAAAGTGGTACCGTACGCAACGCTTCGGCGTCGACTACACCATCCACCCTGATCACCGCTCGACCGATTCGCACTTCGATCGTTCCGGTGGGCGCGCCCGACTTCATCACTGCCGCTTCGGCTGATGCCGCGGGCACAATGTCGGTGGATACATCACTTACCACTGTCACCGGAATCAGCCTGGTCGTTTCGGCCTGTCGCTCTGCCTGGTACCGGCGCCACCACCTGAACAGCATGTTCGCGTTGATGCCATGTTCACGCGCAAGCTTCGAGACAGACACGCCCGGTTCGCATGCAGCCACAGCCAGCTGGTGTCGAAACTCGTCACTATGGTTCGGGCGGCTCTTGCGGGTGCCCACGATGGTCTTCTCTTCTGGTGCCAAAATGATTCCCGCCACTTCAAAATGGTGGGAGCCACTATCGCGTCTCTACACGTTTAACTCAACAACGGTCGAAACGAGGCGCTTACCGCCGATCATCAGGTGGCGCCAATACGCCGATCCCGGAATGGCTCCATAACGCCGGTCAGTGACACCAGGGCAACCCCAGCACGAGGGCGGCGAGTTGCTCCTGCGTCATTGACTGCTGGGTGCCCAGTCCGGCCTGCGGCCACACGAAGCGGCCCCTGTTCAGGGCCTCGCCGCGAGCCAGATACCGACGCCGTCATGGACCAGCACCTTCATGCGGGTGGCGCGGCGATTGGCGAACAGGTAGGCGTGATGAGGACGCGCGGCACCAAAGACCGTAAGCGCGTGATCTAGCACACCGAGTTTGGAAACGTGCGCGAAGGTGGGTGCGCCGGACGAGAACACATCGGTGAGCAAGGTGCTCTCAATGCGTCGGGCAGATCAAGCTCGAGGAGTGACGGTGGCGGTGAGCTTTGCGAAGTTGAAGGGCAAGAGGTCGGTCACGTCGGCATCCTGTGCGCGCTGTGGCAATTGCGTGAGTACGTGCACGAGGTAGGCGTAGGGTTCAACCTTGCAAGCCCTGCAGGTCAGCATAAGGCTGTAGATCATGGCGCTCGCCTTCGCGCCGGCAACCGTGTCACTGAACATCCATGAAGCCCTGCCTGTACAGAATGGACGGATGTCTCGCTCGATGACGTTATTGTCGATGGGTGCCTGCCCGTCGCTCACGTAGCGACAGAGATACGTCCACTGGTTGCGCGTGTATGAGATCGCCTTGCCCAGCAGACTTTCTGGCAGGACCTGCGGCGCCTGTTCGTCCAGCCATTTTCTGAACGCTTCGAGTAGTGGCACGCTGTGCTGCTGGCGCAACCGGTATGTGCAGTCAACGCGTGTCTCGCCTTCGGGCAGATCGGCTTTGGCGAGTGCCTCGACCTGATACAGCGCCTTGAAGTATTCCAGCGCCTGCGCGGCACGGCCGCCCGGTTTCTTCATGCCCTTGAGCGCGTCGACGAAGGCTCGACGTGCGTGAGCCAGGCAGCCGAAGTGCGTGGGGCCTTCGAGCGTGCGCCAGGCGGCATATCCATCCGTCATCAGCAGGCCTTCATAGCCGACGAGAAACGCTTGAGGATATTCCTGCCCGCGCCCCGGCTGGTAGTCGAACAGCACGACCGGCTGCGCGCAATCTTCGGCACTGCGGTAGACCCACATATACGATGTGCTGTGCGCAACACGGCCAGGCTCCTTGAGTACCTGCACCGTTGTCTCGTCACCATGAATCAACGACTGCGACAGCAGCGTCTTGCGCAAGGCCTCGTAGAGCCGGCTATAGTGCAGTTCAGCTGGCCGGATGATCCAGTTTGCCAGCGTGCCGCGTCCGACTTCGATGTCGGCGCGCCCTAATGCGTTTGCCATCCGGTATAGCGGTGTTCCATCGACGTACTTGCCGGCAGTGTTGATGTCCATGTAGAACTGACCCACTGAGGGCCGTAATTTTCATCGAATTTTGACCCACGTGATTGAATATCCTGCTCAATTTTTGAGCAGGGGATACAGAGGTGATCACGGTGGGCATATTGGCCAAGATCAGGCGGATGTATTTCCGCGAGAAGGTCCCGCTGCGCGAGATTGCGAGGCGAACGGGCCTGTCCCGAAACACGGTGCGCAGCTGGCTGCGGCAGACCGATGCTGTCGAGCCAAAGTATCCAAAGCGCGTCAGCCCGAGCGTCGTCGACGAATGGGCCGCACAACTGACGGGCTGGCTGCGGGCGGACAGTCATCGCCCGAAGCGCGACCGGCGCACCGCGCGGTTCATGTTCGAGGCGATCCGCGGCGAGGGTTACGCGGGCAGCTACGGCCGCGTCAGCGCGTTCGTAAGGCGCTGGCACGAGGAGCAGGCCGAAGCCCCGCGCAGGAAGGCCTACGTGCCACTCGCCTTCGAACCCGGCGAAGCCTTCCAGTTCGACTGGAGCTGCGAATATGCCTTCATTGGCGGGCTGCGGCGGCGCCTGGAGGTCGCCCACGTCAAACTCAATGCCAGCCGTGCGTTCTGGCTCGTCGCCTATCCAACCCAGAGTCACGAGATGCTGTTCGACGCGCACGCGCGTGCATTCGCCGCATTCGGCGGTGTGCCCCGGCGCGGCATCTATGACAACATGAAGACTGCCGTGGACAAGGTCGGCCGCGGCAAGGAGCGTG contains:
- the tnpB gene encoding IS66 family insertion sequence element accessory protein TnpB; the encoded protein is MLTDVFSSGAPTFAHVSKLGVLDHALTVFGAARPHHAYLFANRRATRMKVLVHDGVGIWLAARP
- a CDS encoding SGNH/GDSL hydrolase family protein, producing the protein MKAIVASLAGMLVMASSGGGGSSDPVDQTAMPPTSAPPVATVGILFEGDSTMYGSDVMSCANPNCQNVTGNEPVVVSALLNDKNGFGAGAVTGINAGVPSSDLAEMLAGGNPQYPHSYPTLLERAQAKIVVSNHSMAGTTDQFKGYLNTFINETLSAGKIPVLEEPNPVCHNKRPNLDAYVVVMRRVAAERNVVLVPQYDTFKTNPYWETLLPDCVHPSANGYAIKARNTAQALVPLIQKIRSN
- a CDS encoding transposase; protein product: MAGIILAPEEKTIVGTRKSRPNHSDEFRHQLAVAACEPGVSVSKLAREHGINANMLFRWWRRYQAERQAETTRLIPVTVVSDVSTDIVPAASAEAAVMKSGAPTGTIEVRIGRAVIRVDGVVDAEALRTVPLSFRSGRCRSSCLQSSERHADHVAFLLGIVPCRYGAMQVEAEIQMSLEPHSRGASTNVCRGCSWLSRQIECANKSKNSRTSRLFSKSGFNFSGPCSHQRELSNRSIKSISKR